AAAATATGATTCACATTATGCAGATTATTTTTAGAATATAGATTTGCAGTTTTTTTCTGTCCGAATGGAACATTAAACTCACCTTTTCCATTTACTCGATATAAACCATTGAATCCTAATTTGTTTAAGGCGATGAGTAAGCTGGATTGTTTAACTAAATTATCTGATAGTAGATGTTTATTAAAAGTAGCTCTTAAGAACAAATAATATTCTTTCTTGTCATCCATAGAAGGTAAAGCATTAAATTCGTTTTGGATTTTATCTAATTCGGTGATTAAACCATTAACATTCTCTTTAATAACTTTGTATGTATTAATTAATTGAAGGTTATTATCAGAAATAATTTTTTTCTTAAAATTATGTTGATTTGCTACTGCAAAGAACATACCACCCCCGCCTACAAATGGTTCCATATAGGTATCAAAATCATCAAAGTCTAATTTAGTACTTGAAAAA
This window of the Fundicoccus culcitae genome carries:
- a CDS encoding DNA adenine methylase, translated to MAIDAKPFVKWAGGKSKLSSTILDFSSTKLDFDDFDTYMEPFVGGGGMFFAVANQHNFKKKIISDNNLQLINTYKVIKENVNGLITELDKIQNEFNALPSMDDKKEYYLFLRATFNKHLLSDNLVKQSSLLIALNKLGFNGLYRVNGKGEFNVPFGQKKTANLYSKNNLHNVNHILQTTEIYHLDFRDTIEFVDEKTLVYIDSPYRPLPGTQAFKYQKSDFDDNDQIELAEYCQEINHRNGSFILSNSDPIQKDPNDFFFDDLYKDFDIARIDARRSIGATASRRGVVSEILVIGQ